The DNA region GCACATCACGGAAGCGGAGAAGGGTCACTTCCACTTTACGGTCGAGTCAGGCTCCAACGGCTTCGCTTACGTGCGCGTCCTCTTTCGCAAGCCGCTAGTCGCCATGTTCGCCATGTGCGGAGGAATTCTTCTGCTCGCCTGCCTCAACCTGACCAGTCTGCTGATGGCGCGCGGTGCCGCTCGCGAGCGCGAGCTGGCGACGCGGCTCGCACTGGGAGCCACACGCAGCCGCCTGATCCGGCAACTGCTGGTCGAGAGCCTTCTGCTCGCCGTAGCGGGAACCGCATTCGGCCTCGCGCTCGCCCCGGTCGTAAGCCACTCGCTGGCCGTGATGCTGATGGGAGGAAGGGACGCGGCGCAGGGCGTCGCCCTCGATACCTCGCTCGACATGCGCGTCTTCCTCTTCGCAGCGATCATCTCCGTTGCGGCGGCGGTTGTGATCGGCCTTGTTCCGGCACTACAGGCGACCGGCGGCGACCTGAACAGCCACATCAAGGAAGGCCAGCACGCAAGCAACGCGCGCGAACGCAACAAGACGCTCCCGCGTGTGCTGATGGCGTCGCAGGTGGCGCTTGCACTGGTGCTTGTCACGGGCGCGGGGCTGCTGGCGTCGAGCCTGGTCAAGCTCTATCGCGCAGGCCTCGGCTTCGATCCCAAAGGTCTGGTGAACATCACCTTCAGCATGGACAAGCAGCAACTGGATGGCGATCAGCTGATGGAGATATACCGCCAGATCGGCGACGGGCTGCGCGCACAACCCGGCGTGAAGGACGTGAGCTTCGAGTCAATGGTTCCGTTGTCGGCGCGGGGATGGAACGGCTACTACCAGGCCCCCGGCGGAGGTCAGCACCTGCTGTGGCTCAACGGTATCGGGCCCGATTACTTCAAGACCATGAGGACCCCTCTGCTGCAAGGTCGCGAGTTCGCCTGGAGCGATACCAAGGCATCGGGCTCGAAGATGATTCTCAACGAGACTGCGGCAAAGCAGCTCTTCCCCGAGGGCAACGCCGTTGGACGGCAGGTGATCCACACCAGAAGCAAGGCTATGTTCGAGGTGGTGGCCGTTGTGGGAGACACAAAGTATCGCGATGTGCGCACGCCTGCCGGGCCGGTGGCCTACGTGCCCATGCAGCAGATTGAGGAGGCGAAGCCGTCGCTGACGGCCGTGCTGCGCGTCGACGGCCCTGCGGCCCCGCTGGCCGCCGCCGCGCGCTCGCTGGCAGCGCGGCTGGCCCCTGCGATTCCCGCTCCCGTGATGCGTCCCGTCGACGAGCTGATAGAAAGCTCGGTCGGCGCGGAGAGAATGATGGCTGTGCTCGGCCTCTTCTTCGCCGCCTGCGCCCTGCTGGTGACGGCCATTGGCCTCTACGGCACGCTGGCCTACGCCACGGCGCGACGTACCAGCGAGATCGGCATTCGCATGGCCCTCGGGGCACAGCGCTCACGAGTGATGGCGATGATCTTCCGCGAGAACGTTATGGTCGCGGTGATCGGCTGCGGAGCTGGTGTGGCCGCCGCCGTTATGCTCTCAAAGGTGCTCGCGAGCTTTCTGTACGAGACGTCGCCACGCGACCCCGTGGTCTTCGCCGGATCGATCGTAGCGCTGACGGCCGTCGCCTGCGCAGCCTCATTCCTGCCTGCGCTGCGGGCCTCGCGGATCGAGCCGGTCACGGCGATCCGTTACGAGTAAAACCCAGGGTCTCGCACCGAACATCGACCGGTACCCACCCCTTCGCAGATTGATTGCGAAGGGCGTGAATACCTCTCACCCAACGGCTGACGGGAATTATGCCGGCCAGATGCAGTTCGTCACCTATGTCTACGATCAGGACGGGCAGCTCATCACTCGTGCAGGAAACGAAGTCCACACCAATCTTTCGCGGGCAGAATATGCAGCGCTGTTTCGCGGCGGGCTGCATTTCGTTCAGCAGATCAGTGTTCCCGACAAGAAATTATTATCTCCGCATCGGCGTGCACGACATGGATGGAGACCATGCAGGCACAGTGGAATTCCCTGTCGCGGCAGTCCGAAACCTTCCCCCGGAGTCAATAGGCGGTAGCCGGCCCACGAATATCCAAAAATAGAGCGAAGCAGGCAATCGCCTGGGTCTTCACAGCAAACGGGCTCCCGCCCGTCACGGTTAGCATAGGACCATGCAGCAACTCACCGTCGGCAGCAGGCAGCGGATCGATATGGAGACGTGGGAGCGCCGTGCGGTCTTCAACCTCTTCAGCACATTTGCCGAGCCTTACCACGGCGTGTGCCTTCGCGTGGACTGCACGGAGACCTTTCGCTACGCGAAGCAGCATCGCCTCTCAGTGTTTTTGTCGCTGGTGCATCGCTCGCTTGCGGCCGCGCACATGGTGGAGAACTTCAGGACGCGCATCGTCGACGGTGCGGTGTGGCGCTATGAACGGATCAACGGCGGCAGCGCCGTGGGGCGCGCAAACGGAACCATTGGCTTCGGTCACTACAATTTTCACGATGACATCGGGGAGTTCGTGACCGAAGCCTCGCGCGTCGTGGACGAGGTGAAGCAGCGCGACGATCTGGACCGCTATCCCGACGTGAATCTGATTCGCTACTCGGTGCTGCCGTGGTTCGACTTCACCTCGATCTCGCACGCGCGCGATCTCTCGGGCAACGACTCCGCCCCGCGCATCACCTTCGGCAAGATCACCGAAGCGGATGGCCGCACTACCATGCCGGTGTCGATCCACGTGAACCATGCGCTGACGGACGGCCTGCACGTTGCACAGCTCGTCGAGCACTTTCAGAGGCTCTTGAATGGGCCAGAGTTAAGGCTCGGCTAGGGAGCCTCTTATTTGGTCCGCAAAGATCCCCTCAGCGGCTAGAGCGGTTTTCCTCAGGGGGTCGAGATGCTACCGGGTCTGGTTGCGTTCGCCACTACGGCAGTGAAGTCGTTGAGCGAGCAGGCGTAGGCGGGTGCAGGGCCGCTGCAGTTGGGGATGTAGATGGGCGAGATGGAAGGTTTCAGGCCGCCGGTGAGCGGCGTGAGGTTGCGGATCTGGTCGAGTGTCTGCGCGATGAAGAAGGCCTCGACGGTATCCGCATTGGTGCGGGCGTTGTGGTGCAGCTCGAAGACGAGCGCGGAGCCGGGCGGGGTGGCGTTGAAGGTCTCGTCGGAGACGAGCCAGTCGATGCGCAGCAGGCCGCCGAGCCAGGTGAGGTTGGCGTCGTGCGCGGAGAGGAAGTAGAAGCGCGGCAGGTCGGGCATCGTTTCAATGTGCGTGCCGGACTCTGTCTCGTGCGCCTTCGCTCTCAGTATGGAGCTTATTCTTTCCGCAAGTGGCCCCGCGGCCTGCTCGGCGTAGTAGGGCGTGCGCAGGATGAAGTCGTGGTAGCGCGTGTTCATCTCCATCAGCCGGTCGAGTGTGGGGCGTGAGACGCGGCCCCAGCCGACCTGCTGCATCGGCAGCCCTTCGACGTATTGGAGGAGGAAGTTTTCGGCGAAGTCAGCGCCCAGGGCGACGGCGCTCTCCTTGCTTGAGTCGCGGGGCACCAGCCGCGCGTTCGGACGCGCGGAGCCGGGCTGGCTCATGGTGGGTGCGGTGGCGACTTCGAGCATGGTGGCGCGAAAGTCGGGCTGGTTCGGCTTGCAATCCTTGTCGCTCGCGCTGCATGTGGTCAGGATGCTGTGCATCTCGGTGAGCGGCGCGGCGAAGGCGTGCTCGAACCACGCGGGCTGGTTGCCCATGCGCCCGCCGAGGGCGTCGGCGAGTCGCGCGCGGTCGAGGGTAGCGGGGTCCTGCGCGAGATCGGTGTGAACATCGATGACGCAGTTGGGCACGACAGCTGAGAGCGTTGCCTTTGCCGAGGCAATCGTGCGCGAGGTGTTGGTGGACTCGACGGAGATGCTGTCGCATCCGGCGCTGAGCAGCGAGGCGTAGCGCTGGCGGTAGAACTCACCCATGCGCCTGAGCGCGTCGATGCCGTGCGGCGTGAGTGTGCCTGGGGAGACGGACCATGCGGGCCAAGGCAGCGCGTTGAAGGCGCTGGAGCGCGTCTCGTTTTCGATGGGCGCGCGGACCCCATGACGTGCGAGGACGACGACGGCGCGGACCTCGTCGCCGGTTTGCGCGAAGGCCGGGAGGGCGAGCGAGAACAGAAGGGCGATGCGGAGCATGAGGTGCCTCGTTTGAGGTGCGTGGCCAGTTTACGCGCTTGCGCTCGCACGAATGAACCCATCGTTCCCTCCCACCCTTCGCGATGCGAGGATGAGGCAACCAGCGCGGCTTCGCTCAGTTGAAGGAGGCGGAGATGGGTTCATCCCGCCCACACGCTGTCATCCGGAGCGAGCGTTCGCGTTTTTGCGAACGCGGAGTCAAAGGACCTGCATTTTTTCTCTGACCTCGTAAAGCGTTGCCGGGGGGCAAAACGCAGGTCCTTCGACTTCGCTGCGCTCCGCTCAGGATGACAACTTTACGGGTTTCCCTGCCTGTTTACTCTCTGTCTTCTGAATGTTGCGGAAGACCTGCGCGACCTCGCGGCTTAGTGTGGCGAAGTCGAGATCGATGACGGAGCGGCGCGGGTGCAGGATGACGTCGACCGGCAGCGCGAGTTCGTGAAGGTTGCGGCGCACGGCCTCGCGCATACGGCGCTTGATGCGGTTGCGGTCGACGGCCTTGCCCATCACTTTTCCGACGGTGAGTCCGACGCGGGGAGTGGGTTCGATGAAATGCGAATCGGCCGGGCGCGCGGCGACAAAGTAGCTCATCTGCTTCGAGAACTGTTTGCGGCTGGCCTGGTAGACGCGCTGGTAGTCAGCGTGTTTGCGCAGGCGGAAGATGAGCGCGGTCATGGGATCAGTTTATCGGAGGTGTCCAGTTCGGCGATGAGTTCGGCCAGTTGCGCATGATTGCGGCCGCTGAGCTTGAGCAGCTCGACGCCCAGCGTGTTGTCGGGGTTGACGCGGCGGACGATGCAACTGGCGCGGAAGCAGAGATGGTTGATCTCGAAGCGCAGGTCGATGACATCGCCAGGCCGGTAGCCGGTGGAGAGGTTCGGCTGAAGCAGGCAGCCGTCGAGGCAGAGATCGAGGATACGTCCTCGGCGCAGGTACCAGTTGTGGACGCGGAAGTCGGCGGGGCCATGGCAGCCGTAGCGAGGTGAGCGGCGGCGCTCTTTGGATGGCGGCGGCATTTGCTGTTGTTTATCGGCTGCCGGTGGCGGGTGGTTTAGCACGTTTGCTGCGCAAGGATGGGGCACCCGGCCATCTACTCGCATAAACTGGACTGGAGTTCAATGTCTCGCTAAAGGAATGGGCGCACCGCGCGCCCAGTTGCTTCGCCCCGAAAAAATGAAAGCATCTGCGTTTGAGTTTCGATTTCGTTATCTAATCCACACGATCGTCTTCGTGCTTGGCTTTGCAACGCCGTGGAACTACTGGCTGCATCTGGACACAGTGCGCACGTGGCAGTGGCTGGCTGCGCAACTTGCGCGGCACGGCTGGCTGGGCTTCAGCGTGGCTACCGATGCCGTGCTCGTACTGGGAATCGCATGGGCGCTGAAGGCCGCGTGGCTGCGCACCTGGGGTGCAGCGTACCTGGGCGCGGGCATTGTCAACGATGCGTCGCTGCACGGCAACCGCATTGTGGCCGCAGGGCCGTACCGCTATATGCGAAACCCGCTCTACTGGGGAACGTTTGTTCATGCGCTGGCGTTGGCGCTGCTGATGCTGCCCAGTGGCGCTCTGTTCACTGTCGTGGCCATCGGGCTGTTTCAGTTGCGGCTAGTCGGCGCCGAAGAGGCGTTCCTTGCAGAGAAGCTGGGCGAGCCGTATCGCGCCTACTGCGCCGAGGTCCCTCGCTTCTTCCCCTCGTTTCGTCCGCGCGTGCAGTCTTCGACGGTAAAGCCCGCATGGGGCCTGGCGGCGCTGGCCGAGATCTATTTCTGGGGCGTCTTCATTTCGTTCGCCGCCCTGGGGTGGAGGTACAACTCGTTCCTCATTATCCAGGGAGTGCTGGTTTCGCTGGGAGTTTCGCTCATCGCACGGGCGTTTGTGCCCAGGCCTGCTGCGCACGAACTGTAGAAACAAGAGAGCCCGGTGCCTCGATATGGATGCGAGGTGCGGGCTCTTCTAATTCCTTCTACCGCAGCGCGTTGTAGCGTTCGGACGCGCTGCGGTATGGGAGGGCCTTGCTGCTTCCATCACCCCCTGAGAGGCGTGATGGAACTACTTCTTCGGGGGAGCGATGGTGTCCTTCGCAACCTTGGCGACGCGGAACTTGACCACGGTCTTGGCCTTGATCTTGATGGTCTCGCCGGTTTGGGGGTTGCGGCCGAGGCGGGCCTTGCGCTCAGCCTTGACCAGCTTGCCGATGCCGGGGATCGTGAACTCGCCGTTCTTCTTGGTCTCCTTGACGGCGGTCTCGGCGAGCAGGTCGAGGAAGGCCGCGGTCTGCTTGTTGGTGAGCTCGAGCTTTTCTGCGAGTGCGCGAATGAGTGCTGTCTTGGTCAATCCCTTTGCCATGTGTGTTGCTCCTTCGTGGATCAGTTTGTAAATTTGGGGCCGCCCGCCTCGCCCGTCCTAAATCACCTGAGTCGCGCGGTTCAGAACGTGCGAATCGTCAGTGTTCATGCGGGTCCGGAGAAACCGTACCGCAATTCACCTTCAGCCTTTTCAAAGGCTTTGTCAACCCGATTTCTCCGGTTTCCACAGGTTTTTTTAGGGTTTTTCCGGTTTTTGTGGTTCAAGGGGCCAAAAAGGGGCGATTTCCGGGTGTTTCCTAAGTTTTCTTTATACGTATGAGGAGTGCCGGGTGGGATCGTGGGAGCCTCGGTGCAGTGAAAAGATGGTTCGAGATGCGCTCGAATGAATTCACATCTGGCGATGAGACCGCCAGATATGGAGCGTCGGCCGAGATTGAGCTGAGAAGAAAATTGCGCCCCACCGATCTTCCACACCCCTGCTGGAGACAGAGGGGAGAGGCCGGTGGAGCGCGAGGTCGAGGGGTTCGAGGAGGGCCTTTAGAAGCCGTCCGCCTCAGCTGATTTTCTTTGCTGCGTTGGCAGGAACGGTTGTTGGTGAGACAGCGCGTCCTGATTGTTTTCCTCGTCGAAACGGAGAATCGACGGTGGAAGGTGGGGACGATAGGCCTGCGCGATCTCTACATTGCCGTTGCGCGGCGCCGCGGTGGGTTGCACATAGACAGGCGCCATGGGCTGCGCCTCAACCGGAGCTGAGCCAGGCATCTGCATCAGCCTGTTGAGCGCGACGAGCTTGAACGGGTTGGAGGGCGAGGCGTAGTCGGAGTCGAGCAGACCGTTTGCGTCCTCGCCGTTGAGGGCCCACGAGGTCCAGCTGATGTCGGGGTTCTTGCCGAGGTAGGAGACGAGGGCCTGGAACCACTGTCCTTCCGATCCGGTTGCAGAGCCGGTGATGTCCTGCGTCTTGTTCGATGTTCCGAACTCGCCGACCCAGACTGGAGCGATGCCCTCACGGCTGATGTAGCCCCAGTGACGGTTCCAGACTGACTCGAGCGAGGCCTGGGTCGCACCGTCGAACCACTTCTGGCGGTACTCGTTCGGGCCGTAGTCGTGCGCGGAGTAGACGAGCTGGTTGGGCACGTTGAGGCGGACGGGGGCGTGACGCACGCCCTGCAGGTTGCCTCCCCACCAGTAGAAGTCGTTGTTCACCGCATCGGTGCCTTCGACAAAGACGACCAGCCGCGGGTTGATGCTGAGGACGGCGTTGCCGCCGCGTTCTGCGGCAGCGCGCCAGTCGCGTGCCGAACCGCAACCGGACCAGCAGGCCCCGCCGGAGTTGGCGTTGTGCGGCTCGTTGCGGAGGTCCATGCCGACGACGGTGGTGTTGCCGGCGTAGCGGCGCGTGAGCATCTGCCAGTCCGCAATCCATGAGGACTCGGGATAGTCGGCGGTGTACCACAGGCCGCTGCCCTGGGCGGAGTCGCCGGCCTCGGAGCGATGGTTGTCGAGGATGACCTTGAGGCCGATAACGCCAGCCTGCTCGATGATGCGGTCGAGGATCTGGAGCGAGTTCAACCCGCGCAGGGGCTGGTTGATGACGCCATGTTCACTCTGGAAGGAGATGGCTTCGGGCACGATGGGGTGCTCGACCATGTCGTTGGACAGCGGGATGCGGACGGTATTGAAGCCGCTGCGGTGGATGGTGTCGAGGATGGCGCGGTAGTCCTGCACGGCGAGGCCGCCTGGGACCTTCCGTACCGTCTCAAAGCCGTACCAGTTGATGCCCTGAATACGGACGGTATTGCCACGGTCGTCGACGATCCGTGTTCCGGCAGTGTGCCAGTAGCCGGTATCGGCTGCGCGGGTGGAGGCGAGGACAAGATGCTTCTGCTTGTGCTGCTGGTAATCGACGCGCACCTCATGCGCGATGCGGCGGAAGGCCACTTTCTGGTGGTTGGGGTTAACG from Acidobacteriota bacterium includes:
- the rnpA gene encoding ribonuclease P protein component, yielding MTALIFRLRKHADYQRVYQASRKQFSKQMSYFVAARPADSHFIEPTPRVGLTVGKVMGKAVDRNRIKRRMREAVRRNLHELALPVDVILHPRRSVIDLDFATLSREVAQVFRNIQKTESKQAGKPVKLSS
- a CDS encoding histidine-type phosphatase — translated: MLRIALLFSLALPAFAQTGDEVRAVVVLARHGVRAPIENETRSSAFNALPWPAWSVSPGTLTPHGIDALRRMGEFYRQRYASLLSAGCDSISVESTNTSRTIASAKATLSAVVPNCVIDVHTDLAQDPATLDRARLADALGGRMGNQPAWFEHAFAAPLTEMHSILTTCSASDKDCKPNQPDFRATMLEVATAPTMSQPGSARPNARLVPRDSSKESAVALGADFAENFLLQYVEGLPMQQVGWGRVSRPTLDRLMEMNTRYHDFILRTPYYAEQAAGPLAERISSILRAKAHETESGTHIETMPDLPRFYFLSAHDANLTWLGGLLRIDWLVSDETFNATPPGSALVFELHHNARTNADTVEAFFIAQTLDQIRNLTPLTGGLKPSISPIYIPNCSGPAPAYACSLNDFTAVVANATRPGSISTP
- a CDS encoding PilZ domain-containing protein; the protein is MPPPSKERRRSPRYGCHGPADFRVHNWYLRRGRILDLCLDGCLLQPNLSTGYRPGDVIDLRFEINHLCFRASCIVRRVNPDNTLGVELLKLSGRNHAQLAELIAELDTSDKLIP
- a CDS encoding glycoside hydrolase family 5 protein, with the translated sequence MSFISSFFLAVFHFLVLAWSTIHPDVNPNHQKVAFRRIAHEVRVDYQQHKQKHLVLASTRAADTGYWHTAGTRIVDDRGNTVRIQGINWYGFETVRKVPGGLAVQDYRAILDTIHRSGFNTVRIPLSNDMVEHPIVPEAISFQSEHGVINQPLRGLNSLQILDRIIEQAGVIGLKVILDNHRSEAGDSAQGSGLWYTADYPESSWIADWQMLTRRYAGNTTVVGMDLRNEPHNANSGGACWSGCGSARDWRAAAERGGNAVLSINPRLVVFVEGTDAVNNDFYWWGGNLQGVRHAPVRLNVPNQLVYSAHDYGPNEYRQKWFDGATQASLESVWNRHWGYISREGIAPVWVGEFGTSNKTQDITGSATGSEGQWFQALVSYLGKNPDISWTSWALNGEDANGLLDSDYASPSNPFKLVALNRLMQMPGSAPVEAQPMAPVYVQPTAAPRNGNVEIAQAYRPHLPPSILRFDEENNQDALSHQQPFLPTQQRKSAEADGF
- a CDS encoding HU family DNA-binding protein, whose product is MAKGLTKTALIRALAEKLELTNKQTAAFLDLLAETAVKETKKNGEFTIPGIGKLVKAERKARLGRNPQTGETIKIKAKTVVKFRVAKVAKDTIAPPKK
- a CDS encoding chloramphenicol acetyltransferase — encoded protein: MQQLTVGSRQRIDMETWERRAVFNLFSTFAEPYHGVCLRVDCTETFRYAKQHRLSVFLSLVHRSLAAAHMVENFRTRIVDGAVWRYERINGGSAVGRANGTIGFGHYNFHDDIGEFVTEASRVVDEVKQRDDLDRYPDVNLIRYSVLPWFDFTSISHARDLSGNDSAPRITFGKITEADGRTTMPVSIHVNHALTDGLHVAQLVEHFQRLLNGPELRLG
- a CDS encoding isoprenylcysteine carboxylmethyltransferase family protein, with amino-acid sequence MKASAFEFRFRYLIHTIVFVLGFATPWNYWLHLDTVRTWQWLAAQLARHGWLGFSVATDAVLVLGIAWALKAAWLRTWGAAYLGAGIVNDASLHGNRIVAAGPYRYMRNPLYWGTFVHALALALLMLPSGALFTVVAIGLFQLRLVGAEEAFLAEKLGEPYRAYCAEVPRFFPSFRPRVQSSTVKPAWGLAALAEIYFWGVFISFAALGWRYNSFLIIQGVLVSLGVSLIARAFVPRPAAHEL
- a CDS encoding ABC transporter permease, coding for MLPAIHEFLGRMKSLFRRQSMDREMTEELEFHQALMRERLEREGRSQAEAVAATKRAFGNASRWQERLREVWQFRALENVVRDIKFSTRLLAKSPGFTAIALLTLALGVGANTAVFSLINGLLLRPLPVPDAAQMVVLRTEEGGPQPEYAFCTPYFRGLEARRDAFTNVFAYNDDTLQVKGPSGNENIRGALVSGQYFEAMQVAPLLGRYLTPADDQVGGSPEGLAVVISEAFWSRWFDRATDVVGRKLVIANTPFTVVGVMPKRFTGADPTQRPEIYAPLSADPIIDAPRDHINAGVHAWWLTVMARLKPGVTQEQANAALLPVSMPILLESTNDPRHITEAEKGHFHFTVESGSNGFAYVRVLFRKPLVAMFAMCGGILLLACLNLTSLLMARGAARERELATRLALGATRSRLIRQLLVESLLLAVAGTAFGLALAPVVSHSLAVMLMGGRDAAQGVALDTSLDMRVFLFAAIISVAAAVVIGLVPALQATGGDLNSHIKEGQHASNARERNKTLPRVLMASQVALALVLVTGAGLLASSLVKLYRAGLGFDPKGLVNITFSMDKQQLDGDQLMEIYRQIGDGLRAQPGVKDVSFESMVPLSARGWNGYYQAPGGGQHLLWLNGIGPDYFKTMRTPLLQGREFAWSDTKASGSKMILNETAAKQLFPEGNAVGRQVIHTRSKAMFEVVAVVGDTKYRDVRTPAGPVAYVPMQQIEEAKPSLTAVLRVDGPAAPLAAAARSLAARLAPAIPAPVMRPVDELIESSVGAERMMAVLGLFFAACALLVTAIGLYGTLAYATARRTSEIGIRMALGAQRSRVMAMIFRENVMVAVIGCGAGVAAAVMLSKVLASFLYETSPRDPVVFAGSIVALTAVACAASFLPALRASRIEPVTAIRYE